GGCCACGACCACCGCGATGTCGCATGCAGCGAGCACGGGTTCGGCCTCGAACGCAAATTCGATGGAGCCGGGGCAATCGACGAAGGTGAGCTGGTCGCCCATGAATTCGGTGGATGCGAAAGTGGCTTCGACGCTCATGGCGTGCGAGCGGGCTTCCGGCGAATGATCCGACACGGTGTTGCCGGACGAGACCGGGTTCTGCCTGGGAATGGCGCCCGTGCGGGCGAGAATGGCTTCGAGAAGTGTCGTCTTACCGCTGGCGAAGGGACCGACTATGGCGATGCATTTCGGTCCCGAGCGTCGTCCTCCGGCGCGATTACCCATGCTGACCTCCACTCAGGCATTTCGCTGAGAGCGGCGGCCGGCCTGTCGGCCGTCGCAGGCAGGTCGGTTAGCCACCTGCCGGAGATCATCGAAACATGGGTTAGGAGGCAGGGCAAGGAAAATAGGTGACGATCGGGCGCGGATGACCGACAAAGGCGCTCGGGCTGGTTTCAGAAGGAGAACGCCGGTGAAAATCATCGCTTGCGGCAGCGTGCCGACAATCATCGCCTCCAATGCCTATTTCACCGGGCGGGTGACGCAAAATCCGATCATCGAGACCGAGGCGCCGGCGCGGCTGCGCGCAACCTCGGTCAGTTTCGAGCCGGGTGCTCGCACGCATTGGCACACGCATCCGCTCGGCCAGACGCTTTACGTCGTCTCCGGAGCGGGACTTGTTCAGAGTTCGGGCGGGCCGATCCGCGAGATCAGGGCCGGCGACACTGTCTGGTTCGAGCCTGGCGAGAAACACTGGCACGGCGCCGGTCCGAAGACGGCGATGACCCATATCGCCATGCAGGAAGCGCTCAACGGCTCGCCGGTCGATTGGCTGGAACCGGTGAGCGACGAGCAGTATGGCGGCTAAGGCCGACGGCCCGACCGCTGCCCAAACAAAAAGCCCGGTCCAGGACCGGGCTTTTTCAATCATTGCATCATGGTAGCCGTTTTCAGGTCAGGCTTGCGGTGAAGCGCTGGATGCGCGTGCAGGCCTCTTCCAGAAGCGTTTCGGAGGTTGCGTAGGAGATGCGGAAGTTCGGGCCGAGGCCGAAAGCCGAGCCGAACACCACCGCCACACCTTCCGCCTCGAGCAGCTCGGAGCAGAACGTCTCATCGGTATCGATCACCTTGCCGGCGGCGGTCTTCTTGCCGATCAGCTGCGCGCAGGACGGATAGACATAGAAGGCGCCTTCCGGCGACGGGCAGGTGATGCCGCGTGCCTGGTTCAGCATCGACACGACCAGATCGCGACGTGCCTGGAAGATCGCCTTGTTTTTCTTCACGAAATCCTGCGGGCCGTTCAGCGCTTCCACCGACGCCCACTGCGCGATGGTGCAGGCGCCGGATGTCTGCTGGCCCTGGATCATGTCCATCGCCTTGATGAGCGGCAGCGGGCCGGCGGCATAGCCGATACGCCAGCCGGTCATGGCATAGGCTTTCGAGACGCCGTTCATGGTCAGCGTGCGCTCGTAGAGACGCGGCTCCACCTCGGCGATGGTCTTGAAGACGAAATCGCCATAGGTCAGATGCTCATACATGTCGTCGGTCAAAATCCAGACCTGCGGGTGCTTCAGCAGCACCTCGGCCAGGGCCTTGAGTTCGGCCTCGCTATAGGCGGCGCCGGACGGATTGGACGGCGAGTTCATCACCAGCCATTTCGTTTTCGGCGTGATCGCCTTTTCGAGCGCAGCGGCGGTCAGCTTGAAGCCGTTGTCGATGCTGGTCTCGGCAAAGGCCGGGGTGCCGCCGCAGATCGCCACCATTTCGGGATAGCTGACCCAGTAAGGGCGGGGGATGACGACCTCGTCGCCCGGGTTGAGCGTGGCCATGAAGGCGTTGAACAATATTTGCTTGCCGCCAGTGCCGACGATCGTCTGCTCCGGCTTGTAGTCGAGATTGTTTTCGCGCTTGAACTTCTTGGCGATGGCGTCGCGCAGAGGCGCGATGCCCGAAACCGGCGGGTATTTGGTCTCGCCGCGGCGGATCGCTTCGATGGCCGCGTTCTTGACGTTGTCGGGCGTATCGAAGTCCGGCTCGCCCGCGCCCAGGCCGATGATGTCGCGGCCAGCATTTTTCAGCTCGCGCGCTTTCTGCGTGACCGCGATGGTCGCGGAAGGCTTAACGCGGGAAAGGGCATCGGCGAGGAAGGCCATGACATATCTCCATTGGGCAGCAGCCAAGACGGCAGCGGCGCTTGTATTGTCGTATCGGCAAAACAAGCGCAAGCTTCGTTTGATAAGCCAGAGACCCGTAAGCGCATTCGAATATATTAACGCGCGGTAAAACCTTGGTGAGTAGATTTGCCGGGTTCTTGCAGGTCGTGAAGCGAGGGACTGTGTCGCGCAGCATCGGGTTAGCCCATGTCATCCGTCACGATGATGGTACCTCGACCGGTGTCTGGGGCCCGTATACTTTAAAAAGCGCCTTCCAGCCCATCTTCGCGTTCCAGGAAGGCAAGCTTGTCGTCGTCGCCTTCGAGGGGTTGATCCGGCCTTTCCGCGACGGCGAATTGCAGTCGCCCAGCGCGTTCTTCGCCAATTGCCCGCCGGCGGATCGGCTGCATATCGAAGCGCTCACCCGCACCTTGCATTTGCTCAATGTCGGCGTCAGCCTGCCGGAGGAAAGCTCCATCTTCATCAATTTCGACCCTTCGGTTTTCATCGACAGGGCCGTGTCCGAAAGCGCGTTGCGCGAAATGCGGCTTGTGCTGCACGAAGCCGGCATCGACCCACAGCGTGTCGTCTGCGAGGTGACCGAGCAACGCTCGGCCTCGAAGGAGGCGCTCTCCAATTTCGTCGAAGCGCTGAGGACGAACGGCTTTCGTATCGCAGTGGACGACTACGGCGCCGACGATTCCGACATCAACCGTATCAAGGAACTGCGGCCCGACATCGTCA
The genomic region above belongs to Mesorhizobium terrae and contains:
- a CDS encoding EAL domain-containing protein, whose product is MSRSIGLAHVIRHDDGTSTGVWGPYTLKSAFQPIFAFQEGKLVVVAFEGLIRPFRDGELQSPSAFFANCPPADRLHIEALTRTLHLLNVGVSLPEESSIFINFDPSVFIDRAVSESALREMRLVLHEAGIDPQRVVCEVTEQRSASKEALSNFVEALRTNGFRIAVDDYGADDSDINRIKELRPDIVKFDAHWITQLMESGAGFALLMTMVEAFEGRGIRTVFEGIEESWQLDLAEKSGASMVQGYVLAKPEIAPTSFRALTRTMQALEAHHQPSPEPDGNGPSPPARPGKTFGKRIIQ
- a CDS encoding (R)-mandelonitrile lyase, whose product is MKIIACGSVPTIIASNAYFTGRVTQNPIIETEAPARLRATSVSFEPGARTHWHTHPLGQTLYVVSGAGLVQSSGGPIREIRAGDTVWFEPGEKHWHGAGPKTAMTHIAMQEALNGSPVDWLEPVSDEQYGG
- a CDS encoding pyridoxal phosphate-dependent aminotransferase, with protein sequence MAFLADALSRVKPSATIAVTQKARELKNAGRDIIGLGAGEPDFDTPDNVKNAAIEAIRRGETKYPPVSGIAPLRDAIAKKFKRENNLDYKPEQTIVGTGGKQILFNAFMATLNPGDEVVIPRPYWVSYPEMVAICGGTPAFAETSIDNGFKLTAAALEKAITPKTKWLVMNSPSNPSGAAYSEAELKALAEVLLKHPQVWILTDDMYEHLTYGDFVFKTIAEVEPRLYERTLTMNGVSKAYAMTGWRIGYAAGPLPLIKAMDMIQGQQTSGACTIAQWASVEALNGPQDFVKKNKAIFQARRDLVVSMLNQARGITCPSPEGAFYVYPSCAQLIGKKTAAGKVIDTDETFCSELLEAEGVAVVFGSAFGLGPNFRISYATSETLLEEACTRIQRFTASLT